A stretch of Pseudomonas sp. LRP2-20 DNA encodes these proteins:
- a CDS encoding thioredoxin fold domain-containing protein, with protein MRVTQIFAAAVLALASTFAVAAADSNASAEQAIRKSLQNLELEVPVESVGSSPLNGLYEVKLQGGRVLYASADGQYVMQGYLYQLQDGKPVNLTEKTERQGVAKLINGIPAAETVVYPAKGETKSHITVFTDTTCPYCHKLHAEVPELNRRGIEVRYVAFPRQGLGSPGDQQLQAVWCSSDRRAAMDKMVEGKEIKAAKCANPVSKQFQLGQQIGVNGTPAIVLENGQVIPGYQPAPQVAKLALAGEQQAAK; from the coding sequence ATGCGCGTGACCCAGATTTTCGCCGCCGCCGTGTTGGCGCTGGCCAGTACCTTTGCCGTAGCCGCGGCTGACAGCAATGCCAGCGCCGAGCAAGCCATCCGCAAGTCGTTGCAGAACCTCGAACTCGAAGTACCGGTGGAAAGCGTTGGCAGCAGCCCGCTCAACGGCCTCTATGAAGTCAAGCTGCAGGGCGGCCGTGTGCTGTATGCCAGCGCTGATGGCCAGTACGTCATGCAGGGCTACCTGTACCAGCTGCAGGATGGCAAGCCGGTCAACCTGACCGAGAAGACCGAGCGTCAGGGCGTAGCCAAGCTCATCAACGGCATTCCGGCCGCCGAGACCGTGGTTTATCCTGCCAAGGGCGAGACCAAGTCGCATATCACCGTGTTCACCGACACCACCTGCCCGTACTGCCACAAGCTGCACGCCGAAGTGCCCGAGCTCAACCGCCGCGGTATCGAAGTGCGCTATGTCGCCTTCCCGCGTCAGGGCCTCGGCTCGCCGGGTGACCAGCAACTGCAGGCGGTCTGGTGCTCCAGCGACCGCCGCGCGGCGATGGACAAGATGGTCGAAGGCAAGGAAATCAAGGCCGCCAAGTGCGCCAACCCGGTCAGCAAGCAGTTCCAGCTGGGCCAGCAGATCGGCGTCAACGGCACGCCGGCCATCGTGCTTGAAAACGGCCAGGTGATTCCGGGCTACCAGCCCGCACCACAAGTGGCCAAGCTGGCCCTGGCTGGCGAGCAGCAGGCCGCCAAGTAA
- a CDS encoding homoserine dehydrogenase — MKPVKVGICGLGTVGGGTFNVLQRNAEEIARRAGRGIEVAQIAMRSQNPNCQITGTPITADVFEVASNPEIDIVIELIGGYTVARDLVLKAIENGKHVVTANKALIAVHGNEIFAKAREKGVIVAFEAAVAGGIPVIKAIREGLSANRINWLAGIINGTGNFILTEMREKGRAFPDVLAEAQALGYAEADPTFDVEGIDAAHKLTILASIAFGIPLQFDKAYTEGITQLTTADVNYAEALGYRIKHLGVARRTAEGIELRVHPTLIPADRLIANVNGVMNAVMVNGDAAGSTLYYGAGAGMEPTASSVVGDLVDVVRAMTSDPENRVPHLAFQPDSLSAHPILPIEACESAYYLRIQAKDHPGVLAQVASILSERGINIESIMQKEAEEQDGLVPMILLTHGVVEQRINDAIVALEALQDVVGKVVRIRVEQLN, encoded by the coding sequence GTGAAACCGGTCAAAGTAGGCATCTGTGGGTTGGGGACCGTCGGTGGCGGAACCTTCAATGTACTTCAGCGCAACGCCGAGGAGATTGCCCGCCGTGCCGGGCGCGGTATTGAAGTGGCACAGATTGCCATGCGCTCGCAGAACCCCAACTGCCAGATTACCGGTACCCCCATTACCGCTGATGTGTTCGAAGTTGCGAGCAACCCGGAAATCGACATTGTCATCGAGCTGATCGGTGGCTACACCGTCGCCCGTGATCTGGTGCTCAAGGCGATCGAAAACGGCAAGCACGTGGTCACCGCCAACAAGGCGCTGATCGCCGTGCACGGTAACGAGATTTTCGCCAAGGCCCGCGAGAAGGGCGTCATCGTCGCCTTCGAAGCGGCAGTGGCAGGCGGCATCCCGGTGATCAAGGCCATCCGCGAAGGCCTGTCGGCCAACCGCATCAACTGGCTGGCCGGCATCATCAACGGCACGGGCAACTTCATCCTCACCGAAATGCGTGAGAAAGGCCGCGCCTTCCCCGACGTGCTGGCCGAAGCCCAGGCACTGGGCTATGCCGAAGCCGACCCGACCTTCGACGTCGAAGGTATCGATGCCGCGCACAAGCTGACCATCCTGGCGTCCATTGCCTTTGGTATCCCGCTGCAGTTCGACAAAGCCTACACCGAGGGCATCACCCAGCTGACCACCGCTGACGTGAACTACGCCGAAGCGCTGGGCTACCGCATCAAGCACCTGGGCGTGGCGCGTCGCACCGCCGAAGGCATCGAGCTGCGCGTGCATCCGACGCTGATCCCGGCCGACCGCCTGATCGCCAACGTCAACGGCGTGATGAACGCAGTCATGGTCAATGGTGACGCCGCCGGTTCCACCCTGTACTACGGTGCCGGCGCCGGCATGGAGCCTACCGCTTCGTCGGTGGTGGGTGACCTGGTCGACGTGGTCCGTGCCATGACCTCCGACCCGGAAAACCGCGTGCCGCACCTGGCCTTCCAGCCAGACTCGCTGTCGGCCCACCCGATCCTGCCGATCGAAGCCTGCGAAAGCGCCTACTACCTGCGCATCCAGGCCAAGGACCACCCGGGCGTGCTGGCCCAGGTGGCGAGCATCCTGTCGGAGCGCGGCATCAACATCGAGTCGATCATGCAGAAGGAAGCCGAGGAACAGGACGGCCTGGTGCCGATGATCCTGCTGACCCACGGCGTGGTCGAGCAGCGCATCAACGACGCCATCGTCGCCCTGGAAGCACTGCAGGACGTGGTCGGCAAGGTCGTGCGCATCCGCGTCGAACAGCTGAATTAA
- the thrC gene encoding threonine synthase, whose translation MRYISTRGQAPALNFEDVLLAGLASDGGLYVPENLPRFTQEEIASWAGLPYHELAFRVMRPFVEGSIADADFKKILEETYGEFAHAAVAPLRQLNSNEWVLELFHGPTLAFKDFALQLLGRLLDHVLAKRNERVVIIGATSGDTGSAAIEGCRSCENVDIFILHPHQRVSEVQRRQMTTLFGDNVHNIAIEGNFDDCQEMVKASFADQSFLKGTRLVAVNSINWARIMAQIVYYFHAALQLGGPARSVAFSVPTGNFGDIFAGYLARNMGLPVSQLIVATNRNDILHRFMSGNQYVKETLHATLSPSMDIMVSSNFERLLFDLHGRNGAALAELMATFKQGGGFSVEQDRWTEARKLFDSLAVSDEQTCETIAEVFAATGEVLDPHTAIGVKAARECRRSLDTPMVVLGTAHPVKFPEAVEKAGVGKALELPAHLSDLFSREERCTVLANDLKAVQAFVSQHGNRGKPL comes from the coding sequence ATGCGCTATATCAGTACCCGCGGTCAGGCTCCGGCCCTGAATTTCGAAGACGTGCTGCTGGCTGGCCTGGCCAGCGACGGCGGCCTGTACGTCCCTGAAAACCTGCCACGCTTCACCCAGGAAGAGATCGCTTCCTGGGCCGGCCTGCCATATCACGAACTGGCTTTCCGGGTAATGCGCCCGTTCGTCGAAGGCAGCATCGCCGATGCCGATTTCAAGAAGATCCTCGAAGAAACCTACGGCGAGTTCGCCCACGCGGCGGTCGCCCCGCTGCGCCAGCTGAACAGCAACGAGTGGGTGCTGGAGCTGTTCCACGGCCCGACCCTGGCGTTCAAGGACTTCGCCCTGCAACTGCTCGGCCGCCTGCTCGACCACGTGCTGGCCAAGCGCAACGAGCGTGTGGTGATCATCGGCGCCACCAGCGGTGACACCGGCTCCGCCGCCATCGAAGGCTGCCGCAGCTGCGAGAACGTCGACATCTTCATCCTGCACCCGCACCAGCGTGTGTCGGAAGTGCAGCGCCGGCAGATGACCACCCTGTTCGGCGACAACGTCCACAACATCGCCATCGAAGGCAACTTCGACGACTGCCAGGAAATGGTCAAGGCCAGCTTCGCCGACCAGTCGTTCCTCAAGGGCACTCGCCTGGTTGCGGTCAACTCGATCAACTGGGCGCGGATCATGGCCCAGATCGTCTACTACTTCCATGCGGCCCTGCAGCTGGGCGGCCCGGCCCGTTCGGTGGCGTTCTCGGTCCCGACTGGCAACTTCGGCGATATTTTCGCCGGTTACCTGGCGCGCAACATGGGCCTGCCGGTCAGCCAGCTGATCGTTGCCACCAACCGCAACGACATCCTGCACCGCTTCATGAGCGGCAACCAGTACGTGAAGGAAACCCTGCACGCGACCTTGTCGCCATCGATGGACATCATGGTGTCGTCCAACTTCGAACGCCTGCTGTTCGACCTGCACGGCCGCAATGGCGCCGCGCTGGCCGAGCTGATGGCGACCTTCAAGCAGGGTGGCGGCTTCAGCGTCGAACAGGACCGCTGGACCGAGGCGCGCAAGCTGTTCGATTCGCTGGCAGTCAGCGACGAGCAAACCTGCGAGACCATCGCCGAGGTGTTTGCCGCCACCGGTGAAGTGCTCGACCCGCACACCGCAATCGGTGTGAAGGCCGCCCGCGAATGCCGCCGCAGCCTGGACACGCCGATGGTGGTGCTGGGCACCGCGCACCCGGTCAAGTTCCCGGAAGCGGTGGAGAAGGCCGGTGTCGGCAAGGCGCTGGAATTGCCGGCGCACCTGAGCGACCTGTTCAGCCGTGAAGAGCGTTGCACCGTGCTGGCCAATGACCTGAAGGCTGTTCAAGCCTTTGTCAGCCAGCATGGTAATCGCGGCAAGCCTTTGTAA
- a CDS encoding histidine kinase codes for MRQPYVLIHPARPSHQILLHQACNAQGLFNVRVTHDLADLDTCLARKPCADLLILEHAVSNGLALLERASATRAVLFVGHANAGCLNLADEARRQGLWVLADLPWPLPVGRWQQALQRIQTVTSPTHAH; via the coding sequence ATGCGACAGCCCTACGTGTTGATCCACCCGGCACGCCCATCCCATCAGATCCTCCTGCACCAGGCCTGCAATGCCCAAGGCCTGTTCAATGTGCGCGTCACCCACGACCTGGCCGACCTCGACACCTGCCTTGCCCGCAAGCCGTGCGCCGATCTGTTGATCCTTGAGCATGCCGTGAGCAATGGGCTGGCGCTGCTCGAACGGGCCAGCGCTACCCGTGCCGTGCTGTTCGTCGGCCACGCCAACGCAGGCTGCCTGAACCTCGCCGATGAGGCCCGGCGCCAAGGCTTGTGGGTCCTCGCTGACCTGCCTTGGCCCCTGCCAGTCGGGCGCTGGCAACAAGCCCTGCAGCGTATTCAAACTGTCACGTCACCCACGCATGCTCACTAG
- a CDS encoding DUF3509 domain-containing protein has protein sequence MERICRLLNDALTPYQAKLGATDASGNRQLTVYDSLGGTALRRTVSLRQLQEQSLLIDLVDGLHRDLQIVEGRLQPCVIAALQQRQQPQGTFA, from the coding sequence ATGGAAAGAATCTGCAGACTGCTCAACGACGCCCTCACCCCCTACCAAGCCAAGCTGGGGGCAACGGATGCCAGCGGCAATCGCCAACTGACCGTGTACGACAGCCTCGGTGGCACAGCCTTGCGACGTACGGTCAGCCTGCGCCAGTTGCAGGAGCAAAGCCTGCTGATCGACCTGGTAGACGGCTTGCACCGTGACCTGCAGATTGTCGAAGGGCGCTTGCAGCCCTGTGTGATCGCGGCATTGCAACAGCGCCAGCAGCCACAGGGAACCTTTGCCTGA
- a CDS encoding TIGR02285 family protein has protein sequence MRSLALCCALLLALLVAPAQAKERLLWLVRDLPPFTVYEGTEKGHGVIDQMLPLLIEQMPEYDHSIIRVNRARGIQMLQDPASFTCDPTLLWTAERAKFVYFSEPTLGVLSSGVVVRKNGQALLAPFLDGQEIDLKGLLGNTQLKLGIVAERSYSSQVDAILRQLPDSAFSRHYGNDATANLLQMQQLGRLQLVLGYWPEVRYLIQQQGGSPADYQFHPIQGVNRYQFLHVGCSDTPLGRAAISHINQLLPALRQNTLPALYAHWLDPELRASYLEESRHFFENR, from the coding sequence ATGCGTTCACTGGCCCTGTGCTGCGCGCTGCTGCTTGCCCTGCTGGTGGCGCCGGCGCAAGCTAAGGAACGCCTGCTGTGGCTGGTGCGCGACCTGCCGCCATTCACCGTGTATGAAGGCACGGAGAAAGGCCACGGGGTCATCGACCAGATGCTGCCGCTGCTGATCGAGCAGATGCCCGAATACGACCACAGCATCATCCGGGTCAACCGTGCGCGTGGGATCCAGATGCTCCAGGACCCGGCCAGCTTCACCTGCGACCCGACACTGCTGTGGACGGCGGAGCGTGCGAAATTCGTGTACTTCTCAGAGCCGACGCTCGGCGTGCTGAGCAGCGGTGTGGTGGTGCGCAAGAACGGGCAGGCGCTGCTGGCACCGTTCCTCGACGGCCAGGAGATCGACCTCAAGGGTTTGCTCGGCAATACCCAGCTCAAGCTGGGCATCGTCGCCGAGCGCAGCTACAGCAGCCAGGTCGACGCGATCCTGCGCCAGCTGCCAGACTCGGCGTTCAGCCGCCATTACGGCAACGATGCCACCGCCAACCTGCTACAGATGCAACAGCTTGGGCGCCTGCAACTGGTGCTGGGCTACTGGCCGGAAGTGCGCTACCTGATTCAGCAACAGGGCGGCTCGCCGGCGGACTACCAGTTTCACCCGATTCAGGGCGTGAACCGCTACCAGTTCCTGCACGTAGGCTGCTCGGACACGCCACTGGGGCGCGCCGCCATCAGCCACATCAACCAGTTGCTGCCAGCCCTGCGCCAGAACACGTTGCCTGCCCTGTATGCTCACTGGCTTGACCCCGAGCTGCGCGCAAGCTACCTGGAAGAGAGCAGGCACTTCTTCGAAAACCGTTGA
- a CDS encoding CaiB/BaiF CoA transferase family protein, whose translation MSTPSKPLAGLKVIELGTLIAGPFASRICAEFGAEVIKVESPDGGDPLRKWRKLYEGTSLWWFVQARNKQSLTLNLKHPEGREVLKRLLGEADILIENFRPGVLEKLGLGWDVLHALNPRLVMVRLSGFGQTGPMKDQPGFGAVGESMGGLRYITGFDDRPPVRTGISIGDSIAALWGVIGALMALRHREVNGGQGQVVDVALYEAIFAMMESMVPEFDVFGFIRERTGNIMPGITPSSIHTSADGKHVQIGANGDAIFKRFMQAIGRTDLANDPDLASNDGRDARRDELYGVIDRWANSLPLDQLMQVLNDAEVPASRIYSAEDMFSDPQYLAREMFLQARLPDGKPFKMPGIVPKLSDTPGSAEWVGPTLGEHTDSVLASLGYDQAAIASLRQAGTV comes from the coding sequence ATGTCTACGCCCAGCAAACCCCTCGCCGGCCTGAAAGTCATCGAGCTCGGCACCCTGATCGCCGGGCCGTTCGCCTCGCGAATCTGCGCCGAATTCGGCGCTGAAGTGATCAAGGTCGAGTCGCCGGACGGCGGCGACCCGCTGCGCAAATGGCGCAAGCTGTACGAGGGCACATCGCTGTGGTGGTTCGTGCAGGCGCGCAACAAGCAGTCGCTGACGCTTAACCTCAAGCACCCCGAAGGTCGTGAAGTGCTCAAGCGCCTGCTCGGCGAAGCCGACATCCTGATCGAGAACTTCCGCCCCGGCGTGCTGGAAAAGCTCGGCCTGGGCTGGGACGTGCTGCACGCCCTCAACCCGCGCCTGGTGATGGTGCGCCTGTCCGGCTTTGGCCAGACCGGGCCGATGAAGGACCAACCGGGCTTCGGTGCGGTCGGTGAATCGATGGGCGGGCTGCGTTACATCACCGGCTTCGACGATCGCCCGCCAGTACGCACCGGGATTTCCATCGGTGATTCGATCGCCGCGCTGTGGGGGGTGATTGGCGCGCTGATGGCACTGCGTCATCGCGAGGTCAATGGCGGCCAGGGCCAGGTGGTGGACGTGGCGCTGTACGAAGCGATCTTCGCCATGATGGAGAGCATGGTCCCGGAGTTCGACGTGTTCGGTTTCATCCGCGAGCGTACCGGCAACATCATGCCGGGCATCACGCCCTCCTCCATCCACACCAGCGCCGACGGCAAGCATGTGCAGATCGGCGCCAACGGTGACGCCATCTTCAAGCGTTTCATGCAGGCCATCGGCCGCACCGACCTGGCCAACGACCCGGACCTGGCCAGCAATGACGGCCGCGATGCCCGGCGCGACGAGCTGTACGGAGTGATCGACCGCTGGGCCAACAGCCTGCCGCTGGACCAACTGATGCAGGTGCTCAACGACGCCGAAGTGCCGGCCAGCCGGATCTACTCGGCCGAGGACATGTTCAGCGACCCGCAGTACCTGGCCCGTGAGATGTTCCTGCAAGCGCGCCTGCCGGACGGCAAGCCGTTCAAGATGCCGGGCATCGTGCCCAAGCTCTCGGACACCCCGGGTTCCGCCGAATGGGTTGGCCCGACGCTGGGTGAACATACCGACAGCGTGCTGGCTTCGCTGGGCTATGACCAGGCGGCGATCGCCAGCCTGCGCCAGGCGGGCACGGTCTGA
- a CDS encoding YaeQ family protein, with the protein MAQPSTTYKFELNLTDLDRGVYENVRQTIARHPSETEERMAVRLLAYALWYNENLSFGRGLSDVDEAALWEKSLDDRILHWIEVGQPDADRLTWCSRRTERTSLLAYGSLRVWEGKVVGAVKGLKNLSIAAVPQEVLEVLATDMPRTIKWDVMISEGTVFVTDDRGQHEVQLQWLLGERG; encoded by the coding sequence ATGGCCCAGCCGTCCACCACTTACAAATTCGAACTGAACCTGACCGACCTCGACCGCGGCGTGTACGAAAACGTCCGTCAGACCATCGCCCGCCACCCTTCGGAAACCGAAGAGCGCATGGCCGTGCGCCTGCTGGCCTATGCCCTGTGGTACAACGAGAACCTGTCGTTCGGCCGTGGCCTGTCCGATGTGGATGAAGCGGCGCTGTGGGAAAAGAGCCTGGACGACCGCATCCTGCACTGGATCGAAGTCGGCCAGCCGGATGCCGATCGCCTGACCTGGTGCTCGCGCCGCACCGAGCGCACCAGCCTGCTGGCCTACGGCAGCCTGCGGGTGTGGGAAGGCAAGGTGGTGGGTGCGGTCAAGGGCCTGAAGAACCTGAGCATTGCCGCCGTGCCGCAGGAGGTGCTGGAAGTCCTGGCCACCGACATGCCACGCACCATCAAGTGGGATGTGATGATCAGCGAGGGCACCGTATTTGTTACCGACGACCGTGGCCAGCACGAAGTGCAACTGCAATGGCTGCTCGGTGAGCGTGGCTGA
- the recJ gene encoding single-stranded-DNA-specific exonuclease RecJ: protein MRIEPRPLPSTLPFLGNLPPLLTRLYAARGVQSEAELDKSLARLLPYQQLKGIEAAVDLLVEALDQRQRILIVGDFDADGATASTVGVLGLRLLGAAHVDYLVPNRFEYGYGLTPEIVQVALERQPDLLVTVDNGISSVEGVAAAKAAGLKVLVTDHHLPGQQLPDADAIVNPNQPGCGFPSKSLAGVGVIFYVLMALRARLRSLGRYETQPQPNIGELLDLVALGSVADVVPLDANNRILVHQGLERIRAGRARPGLKAILEVARRDHRRITSTDLGFILGPRLNAAGRLDDMSLGIECLLCEDQALAQDMAQQLDDLNQDRKSIEQGMQREALAQLKDLPVESMPYGLCLFDADWHQGVIGILASRLKERYHRPTIAFADAGDGMLKGSARSVPGFHIRDALDAVAARQPQLISKFGGHAMAAGLSLPESNFPAFAEAFDEEVRRQLREEDLTGRLLSDGSLAVEEFHLDLAKALRNAGPWGQHFPEPLFHGVFQLVEQRVVGERHLKVVLKSECGSVRLDGIAFGIDRDVWPNPTVRWVELAYKLDVNEFRGNESVQLMIAHMEPR from the coding sequence ATGCGTATCGAACCCCGCCCGCTGCCATCGACCCTGCCATTTCTGGGTAACCTGCCACCCTTGCTGACCCGCCTGTACGCCGCTCGCGGCGTGCAGTCCGAAGCCGAACTGGACAAGAGCCTGGCGCGGCTGCTGCCGTATCAGCAGCTCAAGGGCATCGAGGCGGCGGTGGACTTGCTGGTCGAAGCCCTCGACCAACGCCAGCGCATCCTCATCGTCGGCGACTTCGACGCCGACGGCGCCACCGCCAGCACCGTTGGCGTGCTCGGCCTGCGCCTGCTGGGCGCGGCCCATGTCGATTACCTGGTGCCCAACCGCTTCGAATACGGCTATGGCCTGACGCCAGAGATCGTCCAGGTGGCGCTCGAGCGCCAGCCGGACCTGCTGGTTACCGTCGATAACGGTATCTCCAGCGTCGAAGGTGTTGCCGCCGCCAAGGCGGCCGGGCTCAAGGTGCTGGTCACCGACCACCACCTGCCGGGCCAGCAGTTGCCGGACGCCGACGCCATCGTCAATCCGAACCAGCCTGGGTGCGGCTTCCCCAGCAAGTCGCTGGCCGGGGTCGGGGTGATCTTCTATGTGCTGATGGCCCTGCGTGCACGCCTGCGCAGCCTGGGGCGCTATGAAACGCAGCCGCAACCGAACATTGGCGAGCTGCTCGACCTGGTCGCCCTGGGCAGCGTTGCCGACGTGGTGCCGCTGGATGCCAACAACCGCATCCTCGTCCACCAGGGCCTTGAGCGCATCCGCGCCGGCCGTGCACGGCCTGGCCTCAAGGCCATCCTTGAAGTGGCACGGCGTGACCATCGGCGCATCACCTCCACTGACCTCGGCTTCATCCTCGGCCCACGGCTCAATGCCGCCGGGCGCCTGGATGACATGAGCCTGGGCATCGAATGCCTGCTGTGTGAAGACCAGGCCTTGGCCCAGGACATGGCCCAGCAGCTGGATGATCTGAACCAGGACCGCAAGTCGATCGAGCAGGGCATGCAGCGCGAGGCCCTGGCCCAGCTCAAGGACCTGCCGGTCGAGTCCATGCCTTATGGCTTGTGCCTGTTCGATGCCGATTGGCACCAGGGTGTGATCGGGATCCTCGCCTCGCGCCTGAAGGAGCGCTACCACCGGCCGACCATCGCCTTTGCCGATGCGGGCGACGGCATGCTCAAGGGGTCGGCGCGTTCGGTGCCGGGCTTCCATATCCGCGACGCGCTGGACGCCGTGGCAGCGCGCCAGCCGCAGCTGATCAGCAAGTTCGGTGGGCATGCCATGGCGGCGGGGTTGTCCCTCCCCGAAAGCAACTTCCCGGCGTTTGCCGAAGCGTTCGATGAAGAAGTCCGGCGCCAGCTGCGTGAGGAGGACCTGACCGGTCGTCTGCTGTCGGACGGCAGCCTGGCGGTGGAGGAGTTCCACCTCGACCTGGCCAAGGCCCTGCGCAACGCTGGGCCTTGGGGGCAGCACTTCCCCGAGCCGCTGTTCCATGGGGTGTTCCAGTTGGTGGAGCAACGTGTGGTCGGCGAGCGGCACTTGAAGGTGGTGCTCAAGAGCGAGTGCGGCTCGGTCCGGCTGGATGGTATTGCGTTTGGCATCGACCGTGATGTGTGGCCGAACCCGACGGTGCGGTGGGTGGAGTTGGCGTACAAGCTGGATGTGAATGAGTTTCGCGGGAATGAGAGCGTGCAGTTGATGATTGCGCATATGGAGCCGCGCTGA
- a CDS encoding NADH:flavin oxidoreductase/NADH oxidase has translation MSLLLEPYTLRQLTLPNRIAVSPMCQYSAIDGLANDWHLVHLGSRAVGGAGLVISEAVAVTADGRITAEDLGLWNDDQIAPLQRITRFITAQGAVPGIQLAHAGRKASTYRPWLGKQGSVKLEDGGWQPVGPSKIAFDPQHTPPRELSKDEIQGVINAFVASTERALKAGFKVVEIHAAHGYLLHQFLSPLSNQRRDEYGSCFENRIRLTLQVVEAVRKVWPAELPLFVRVSATDWVEDGWNPDETVELARRLRVLGVDLIDVSSGGTSVNAEIPTGPGYQTRFAERVRKEAEIATGTVGMITEPAQAEHILRTGQADVIFLARELLRDPYWPLHADDDLGGNKATWPAQYQRATSRANPIHESDLRD, from the coding sequence ATGAGCCTGCTGCTCGAGCCTTACACCCTGCGTCAGCTGACGCTGCCCAACCGCATCGCGGTCTCGCCGATGTGCCAGTATTCCGCCATCGATGGCCTGGCCAACGATTGGCATCTCGTTCACTTGGGGAGCCGCGCCGTGGGTGGCGCCGGCCTGGTCATCAGCGAAGCCGTCGCGGTGACTGCCGATGGTCGCATCACCGCCGAAGACCTTGGCCTGTGGAACGACGACCAGATTGCGCCGTTGCAGCGCATTACCCGCTTCATCACCGCCCAGGGCGCCGTGCCGGGCATTCAGCTGGCCCACGCCGGGCGCAAGGCCAGCACCTATCGGCCTTGGCTGGGCAAGCAGGGCAGTGTGAAGCTCGAGGACGGTGGCTGGCAGCCGGTGGGCCCTTCGAAGATCGCCTTCGACCCGCAGCACACGCCTCCGCGCGAATTGAGCAAGGACGAGATTCAGGGCGTGATCAATGCCTTCGTCGCCTCGACCGAGCGGGCGCTGAAAGCCGGCTTCAAGGTCGTCGAAATCCACGCGGCCCATGGGTATCTCCTGCACCAGTTCCTCTCACCACTGAGTAACCAGCGCCGTGACGAGTACGGTAGCTGCTTCGAGAACCGCATTCGCCTGACCCTGCAGGTGGTCGAGGCCGTACGTAAAGTCTGGCCTGCAGAACTGCCGCTGTTCGTGCGCGTATCGGCAACCGACTGGGTCGAGGATGGCTGGAACCCGGATGAAACCGTAGAACTGGCCCGCCGCCTGCGGGTGCTGGGTGTCGACCTGATCGACGTGTCCTCCGGTGGCACCTCGGTCAACGCCGAAATCCCAACAGGCCCGGGCTATCAGACCCGCTTTGCAGAACGCGTGCGCAAGGAAGCAGAGATTGCCACGGGCACCGTCGGCATGATCACTGAGCCAGCCCAGGCCGAGCATATTCTGCGCACCGGGCAGGCCGACGTGATCTTCCTGGCGCGGGAGTTGCTGCGCGATCCTTACTGGCCGTTGCATGCCGATGATGATCTGGGTGGTAACAAGGCCACCTGGCCTGCGCAGTATCAACGGGCGACCAGCCGCGCCAACCCGATTCACGAGTCCGATTTGCGAGATTGA